In the genome of Curtobacterium sp. MCLR17_036, the window TCTGGGCGAGCGTCGCGTCGAAGGGTCCGTGCCACCGATGCGCGAGCGGAAGTGCGACCGCGTTGATGAGCGGATGCACTCGCAGCGACGTTCCGCTGAACGCCAAGTGGGGCGATTCGGCTCGGGCTCGATCGAGGACCGTGGAGGGGACGACGAGGTGCAGGTGGTCGTCCGGGAACGCTCGGCGCCATCCGGCCACGACCTCGCGCAGAACCATCCGTCCGGACGGGGGGCCGTTCATCCACCAGTACCCGTCGAGCAGGACCCTCACGGGTGCTCCTGACGCCGCAACTGGGCACGGAGCAGCTCGTCGTACGCGGCGCACACCTTGTCCCACGAGTAGACGTCCGCGGCGCGCCGTCGACCAGCGTCGGACAACGCGTGCCGCCGTTCATCGGAGTCGAGGACCGCGCGGATCGCGGCGACGATCGCTGCGGGATGGGGCTCGGTGAACGCAGCGTCCGGTCCGAGCACCTCCCGGTTGTAGACCGTGTCCCGCGCGATGACCGGGGCGCCGAGGGCCATGGCCTGCACCAGCGCGGGGTTCGTCCCGCCCACGCTGTGACCGTGGAAGTAGGCACCGGCCTCGGACCAGAGGGTGTGCAGGAGTGCGTCGTCGTTGACGTGGCCGAGCCAGTGCACCCGGTCGTGTCGCTCCGTGAGCACCTGCGCCTGTTCGTCCAGCTCGCCGCCGAACCCGGACGACCCCACGATGACCACGTCGTGCGTCCGTGCGAGCTCGGGAGCAGCCTCGAAGAACTCCGCGATGGTGTTCTCGGGGACGAACCGCGCGACGACGAGGACGTACTTCCCGGACTCGAACGGGATGTCGGCGTGGGTCGGACGCGGGTCGCCGCCGTAGGGGATGAATTGGCCACGTCGGCCGAGGTGTTCGGCCCAGTGCGCACCGATGGCCTTGGCGTCGACGATGATCTCGTCGGCCCAGCGCGCGGTCAACCGAGCGCCGGACCGGAACATCGCGCGTGCGAGACGGCCCCACTTGGCACGTTCCCACTCGATGCCGTCGACGTTGACGACGGTCCGGACCCCGCGGAGGCGGAGGAGCGGCAGCCAGAATCCGTTAGCGACGTTCATGACCAGAGCGACGTCCGGGCGGGTCCAGAGGGCGTGCAGCGAAGACGTGAGGCCGTAGGTGAGGGTGCTGAGCGACTTGCTCTGGAGTCCGCGCGTGACGATCGCACGCACCCGCGGGTCGGCGTCGAACCGGTCGTCGGTTGTTCCCGGTCGGCCGTAGACGGTGACGGACCAGCCGTGGGAGGCGAGGTAGGGCGCTATCTCACGGACCGCGGTCTCGAAGCCTCCGTAGAAGCTCGGGTACCCCCGCGTTCCGATGATCGCCACCGAGGGTGCGCGCTTGTCAGTCAACTTGCCCCTCACGACGACCAGAGTCAGCTCACGTCCCGGAACCCACGACACGGGGTCGAGAGCCGTGGGCTGTCAGCGGGATGAAGATACCAAACACGAGCGGCTCTCTTTGCTCACACCAGCGTGGGAACGGCGATGGACGGCACGTGCGAGTCGAGGCCGGTCTCGTAAGCTGAGCCCATGTCGGACCAGCCCGAGCTCCGACGCGCTGCGCGACTGCCGAGGCCCCGACCCCGGACCGTCCTGTGGGGCGTCCTCGCCGTCGTCCTGCTCGTGGTCCTGGCGATCGCGTGGGTCGCGGTGCGCGGCGCGCTGGCCAAGCAGGACCTCGAGGCGTCGGTCCGGCACGTCGACACCCTGCGCAGCCAGCTCGCGGACGGTGACACGGCCGCCGCGGTCCGGACGGCGGCGGCGCTCGAGTCGAGTGCCGCGGACGCGCGTGCGAAGACGAGCGACCCGGTGTGGGCCGTCTTCGAGCACGCGCCGCTGGTCGGCGGCAACCTGCGCGCGGTGCGGCAGGTCGCGGCGATCGTCGACGACGTGGCGAGTGACGCGGTGCGTCCGGTCGCGGGGGTCCTCGGCGACGTGGACGTCGACGCGTTCAAGCCGGTCGACGGCAGGATCGACCTCGCACCGCTCGTCGCGGCGGAGCCCGCCGTCGAGCGCGCCGCGACGGCGCTCCGTACGGCGTCCCGCGCGGCCGAGCGGATCGACACGGGTGACACCGTGTCGGCGGTGACGGACGCCGTGAACCAGCTGCGGGCCTCCTTGGCGTCCGTGTCGGAACAGGCGGCCGTCGCGGACAAGGTGGTCTCGCTCGTCCCGCCGATGCTCGGCGACGGCGGGAAGCGCCAGTACCTGGTGCTGTTCCAGAACAACGCCGAGCTGCGGGCCGGCGGCGGGATCCCCGGAGCGGTGGCGTTGCTCGACGTCGAGGACGGGGCGATCTCGCTCGGCAAGCAGGCGTCGACGGCGGACTTCCCGGAGGCGGACCGGCCGGTGCTGCCGCTCGACACCGAGACACAGGGGCTCTACGGCTCGATCACGGGCGAGTTCATCCAGGACGTCACACTGACGCCCCGGTTCGACACCTCGGCGCAGCTGGCGCGCGAGATGTGGAAGCGGCAGTTCGGACAGCGCGTCGACGGGGTGCTCTCGATCGACCCGGTGACGCTCGGCTACGTGCTGCAGGCGACCGGGCCGGTCCGGCTCGCGACGGGCGACGAGCTGTCGTCGGACAACGCCGTGCAGCTGCTGCTGAGCGACGCCTACGCGAAGTACCCGGACCCCGCGGTGCAGGACGCGTTCTTCGCCTCGGCCGCCAGCGCGGTGTTCACGAAGGTGTCCGCGGGCGGCTTCGACCCGACGGCGTTCATCGCGGCGCTGACGAACGGGGTGCAGGAAGGGCGGGTGAAGCTGTGGAGCGCGGACCGCGCCGAGCAGCGTGAGCTCGCGGGGACGACCATCGCCGGCGGGCTGCCGACGAGCGACGACCGTGCGCAGCGCTTCGGCGTCTACCTCAACGACGCAACCGGCGCGAAGATGGACTACCACCTCGAGAAGACGGTCGCGGTCGGCAGCCGGGTGTGCCGGAAGGACGGCCGACCGACGTGGACCGTCGAGGTCACGCTGCGGAACACGGCGCCGGCCGATGCGGCCACGAGCCTGCCGGCCTACGTCACCGGTGCGGGCGCGTTCGGCGTGGCTCCTGGCGCAATCCGGACGAACGTGATCGTGTACGCCCCCTCTTCAGGGGTGTACGTGGGGGCGACGCAGGGCGGCAAGCCAGGCACGCCGCAGACGGCGGTGGACGGCGAGCACCCGGTCGCGCAGTTCCAGACCCTGCTCTCACCAGGGAAAAGCACGACGATCCGGGTGCAGTTCCTCGGTGGCGCGGACCACGGGCGGACGCCGGTCGACGCCGTGTCCACGCCCGGTGTTCACCAGACCGTCACGCAACCCCTGGTCACGACCTGTGAATCTCCGCTAGATTGAGTGAACTTCGCACATTGCACCTGCAGGTAACCGAGCCGGTCGCACAACCAACCATCCGCGCGAAGACCACAGCACTCAGGGGACTTCACATGAAGAAGATCATCGCTGCCGTCGTGATCGCAGCTGCTGCTTTCGTCGCCGTGCCGACCGCCGCCAACGCCGCCGGGTACGTCCCGGCCTCCAACGTCAGCGTCGCGGGCACCCCCGTCGCCGGTGGCACCGCGACCGTCGGCTTCGCCGCCGGCTCCTTCGCCGCCAACGAGACCGTCACGGTCTCCGTCACCGGTGCGGGTGCGGTCACGCTCGGCGCCCTGCCCGTCACCACCGTGACCGGCACCTACACGGCGTCCTCCACCGGTGCCGCGAACGTCAAGGTCACGCTGCCGCAGGGCGCCTCGGGCACCTACTCGCTCACCGCGACCGGCGCCACCTCGGGCAACGTCGGCACCTCGGCCCTCACGGTCGTCCCGGCCGACGGTGCCGCTGCGGTCCCCGCCGCCGGTGCCGGCGACGGTGAGCTCGCCTTCACCGGTTCCACCATCTCGATGCTCGCGATCTGGGTCGCCGGCGGTGCGGTCGTCCTCGGTGGCGGCCTCCTGCTGGTCCGCACCTCGGTCCGTCGTCAGCGCGCGCAGGCCTGAGTCCCGCCGCACGGCACGAAGCCCCCGGAGCATCCGCTCCGGGGGCTTCGTCGTTCCCGTTCCGTGGTCAGGCCCGTCCGGGCGGCGCGTCCTGGTCCCACACCGCGGCGTACCGGTCGCGCACGGACGGCCAGAGCAGCGCCAGGGCGTCGTCCGCCGTCGTGATGCGGTCGCCCTCCGGCGGGAACAGCACGAACTCGTGGGGGATCGGGCGGCCGGACCGGTCGCACCGGCCCTCGGGGTCGGGGAACCGCACGGCGACGAGCCGCCCGTTGCGGTGCAGCACCGCGGGGGCGTCGCCGGCGCCGTCGAACGCCTGCTCGTAGGTGGGCAGCGGGTCGTCGTCGCCGACACCGCTGAGGAACCGGAAGCCCCACGTCCGTCCGCGGGTGGCCCAGATGCGCGTCACGCCTCGCCCCGGCGCAGGACGCCCTGCTCGACGCCGTGGTCCAGGTCCTCGGCGAAGTGCCCGAGCAGACGGCCGAGGAAGTCGGCCTCGGCGGCCGACTCCTTCCGCTTGTCCGCGACGAACTTGTTGAGGAACTTCACGCCGCGGGTGCCGAGCTCGCCGACGACGAACCCGACGAGCGCTCCGACGGGGGTCGGCAACTTCAGGCGCTTGCTGCTGACGAGCCCGACGACCGGCCCGACGAAGCGCAGGAGGTTCTCGGCGACCGCGGAGGCCCGCTGCTTGTTCGTCGCCCACCGCGCGAAGCGCTCGAACGGCAGCATCGCGGTGATCGGCATGAGCAGGTCGACGCCGGTGCGCACGCTGACGTCGATCGCGCCGGGCTCGAAGCGTGCCGCGGACAGCAGCAGGAAGTCCTCGCCGACGTCGAGGGCGTCGGGGTCCTCGACGTAGCTGCGCAGGACGGCGTGCAGCTCGGCGAGCTCGCCGCCGGCCGCGCCGAGCACGAGGTCGCGGAAGCGCTCGACGTCGAGCTCCGGCAACAGGTCGGCCTTCGACAGTCCGAGTGCCCAGATGCGCGGGAAGCGCGCGAGCCGTCGGCCCCGGTCGAGCACGTCGTCGCGCAGCTCCGACAACCCGGTGCGGAAGTCGGTCAGCAGGGCCTTGAGGTACCGCTCCTCTGCTCCGGGGTGCTCGGCGAGCCGCTGCCCGTCCACGAGCAGGATCGCGACGTCGGCGCTGAGGAGCGAGCGGAAGGTCTCGACGCGGCGCTCGGCCTCCTGCGCCGAGTCCGGGTCCTGCTCGAACCACTCGCCGGGGTAGTCGTGCCAGACGACGCGCAGGGTCTTCGGCGGCTTCGTGGACGCTTTCCGGGCCTTCCCCGACCCGGCGGACACCTCGGCGGTCGGCTCGAGCACGAACGCGTACTCGGTCGAGGCGAAGCGGTTCGCGGTCGGTGCGGTGGCGCCGTCGCGCATGCCGAGGTAGTCGCGGTGCAGCTTGCGGCCCTGCGCCTTGTCCTCGGCGCGGACGCCGTAGCCCTTCGTCCGGCGGAAGGCGGGTTCCTGCGCGCCGCCGAAGAACGACGACAGCAGCACCGTCTTCCCGCTGCCGCTCGCTCCGAAGACGGCGACGTGCTGCTCGAGGGGATCCGTCTGTGTGCGCATGCCCTGCACGGTAGTGGTGGCCGCCGCCGGTGCTCGGAGACTCGGGTCAGGCGTCGCCGAGCACCGGGGGACGGAGCCGTCGCCGCCGTGCCGTCAGGCGGAGCGCCAGCACCCCGGCGACCGCCCCGAGGAGCGCCCCGAGACCGTTCGCGACGACGTCGTCGAGCGACGCGGTCCGCTCGGGCAGGAACAGGGCCTGGGTCGTCTCGATCCCGGCGCTGACGACGAGTCCGGCAGCGGCCCCGGCCCACCACCACCGCGGGCCGGCGAGCAGCACCACGAGCAGGCCGAGCGGCACGAAGAACGCCACGTTCGCCAGGGACTCGATCGTGCCGTACCCGAAGCGGTCGGGCACGCCGGCACGGTGGGCGGCGGCGACGAGCCGGTCGAGGGTCGGCCCGGCGGCCGCGTCCACCGGTGAGCCCCAGGCACCGACCGCGACCACCCCGACGCCGTAGGCGACGGCCAGCCACGTCGCCACCCGCCGGCTGGTCCCGGTCGCCCCGGCACGGTGGTGGTGGCGGGACTCGTCGAGGGGCACGTCGACGACCGTAGCGAGCCGGGCCTGCTGTCCGGCTGCGCGACCCGTCCGCGGTCCGCACCCCGACGGTCCGCAAAACGAGTACCCCGATCTGTCCCCTGTACCCCGGAAGTGCGACGCACCTGCCCGGAAATCCGGGCCTGTGCACTGCGCCGCATTGACGGAACCCGTGAATCCACGGGCCTCGCTGGCGATCCGACCCCCGCTTCTCGTAGCGTTCTCGTGTCAGCAGATGTACCCCGGATCGTGAAGGAGAGCGACATGAACACCACCGTCACCACCAAGACGCAGGCCGAGGTCACCCTCGACACCGACACCGTCGACACCATCGCGATCCTCGAGGCCGACGCCGCCCTGTCGAGCCGTCCGACCCGCGCGAAGGTCACGTGGGTGCAGGAGGACCAGGGCGAGTGGGTCGCCAACTACGGCGGCTACTTCGGCGGCAGCGTCGACAAGCGCGACGGCCGCTACGTCGCCTCGGACACCTTCGGCCTCGTCGTCGGCGACTTCGCCTCGCTCGAAGAGGCCCAGGCGAAGCTCGACGACCAGCTCCACGTCATGCTCCCGTCGGTCATCCGACCGATCGCGTGACGACATCGATCGCGTGACGTCACAGATCAGTTGACGACACCGTCCAGCAGCACCACCCAGCACCGCAGCGTCACGCACCGCAGCAGCACCCAGCACCGCAGCGTCACCAGCACCGCAGCACCACGAAGGAGCAGCACCATGAGCACGACCCTCGCGAACCGGCAGCAGACCGAAGTGACCCTCGACACCGAGACGATCGAGGTCATCACCGAGATCGAGGCGCAGGTCGAGGCGCAGGTCCTGGCTGCGGAGGAACCCCGCGTGCCGATGACGTGGGCGCGGCCGGACAGCGGCCTGTGGGTCGCGAACTACGGCGGCTACTACGGCGGGACGGTCGACCGCCAGGGGACGCACTTCTTCGTCGCGGACACCTTCGGGCAGTACGTCGGGGACTTCCGCACACTCGACGAGGCCAAGGCCCGTCTGCTCGAGCGGCTGCAGGTCGTCCTGCCGGACGTGCGCCGAGCCGCCTGAGCCCCGTCGCAGCACCCGCCCTCCGGCGGTCACGGACACAGCCCCACCGGGATCCGGTGGGGCTTCTTCGTGCGCCCGGAACGGGTGACACCGGGCGACGGCCGCCGCGGAACGACGGGGGAGCGGGCGACCCCTCGAACGAGTGGTCCCCCCTATTGGGGACCTGCGCTGTCCCCATCGCGAGTCGAAAACCTGTCAGGATCGGCTCGGCGCCAACGACCGTTCTCTGATCCACGGTCGAGGGCTCCCGCATCGTCTCGACCCGAAAGTGACTCATGCTGCCTGTTCACCAGGGCACCGCTGTGCCTCGACGCCGTCCCGCGCTCCGCCTCGTCGCCGTGCTCGGTGCCACCCTGCTCGCGGGCGCCGGTCTGACCGCGACGACCGCGGTGGCCGCTTCCGAGCCCGCCGCGGCGGTCGACGCGAGCCTCGACGGTGCGCTGCTCTGCAACCAGAACACGCTCTACGCCACGAACGCGGCCGGGCGGGTCATCGCGGTCGACATCAGCGACAGCGACGCGAAGGGCCAGACGGCCGAGGTCGCCACGTTCGGTGCCGAGGCGAACAACGGGCTCGGCATCTCGCGCGAGGGCGTGAAGATGTTCGCCGCGGCGAACGGCGGTACGGCCACCCTGCGCGAGTACGACCCGAAGACCAAGCAGGTCTCGGCCTCGATCGCCACCGACGCGACCCGGTCGATCATCCGCGGTGCCGTCGACCCGTCGACCGGCCTGTACTACCTCGGCGACAACGCCACCAACTCGTGGCTCGGTGCGTACGACCCGTCCACGAAGAAGTACATCGGTCAGGTCGGCCAGATCACCGGCCTGAAGGACGGCAACGGCGACTTCGCGTTCAGCACGCGCGGCCTGCTGTTCGTGGTCGCCGCGGACACCGTGTACCGCGTGAACGCCGAGAAGATGCCGACCACCCCCGGGACGGCGTCGATCGGCACCACGGCGATCGCGACCCTGCCCGCCGGCACGACGAGCCCGGGCATCGCGTTCTCGTCCGACGGGTACCTGTACGTCTCGAACGCCGTCCAGACGAACAACGTGTGGACCACGACCATCTACCAGCTCGACCCGACCTCCGGCGCCGAGATCCGCCACTTCCCGATCATCGGCGACTACCGGGCGAGCGACCTCGCGACCTGCAACTACGCCGACACCCTGACCGGGCAGGCGAGCATCGACGACCGCTGGAACAGCGGCGACCAGTTCGGCCTCGCCATCACCGGCGGCGGCATCACCCCGAACCCCGGCACCCGGGGCACGACGACCGGTTCCGCCAACGGCGTGCAGGCGCAGAAGGCCGGCGCGGTCCTGTCGACCCCGACCAAGAAGTACACGGTCACGCAGACCGCCGCGGGCACCACGGACCCGGCGAACTACGACACGACGTGGAAGGCCGTCGACACGACGACGAACGCCGTCGTCGCGCAGGGCACCGGCAGCACCGCGGCCCTCACGTTCCCGGCGGCGACGTCCTCCGACGGCACCGACGTCGTCGTGACCTTCGCGAACCGGCTCAAGCTCACGCACGCGCAGACCGCGTCCGACGTGTACTCCACCCCGGTCGAGACGGCCCTCGACGTCCCCGCCGCCGGCGTGCTCCGCAACGACCAGGGCACCGGCCTGACGGTCACCGGTCACACCGACCCGCAGCACGGCACCGTCACGATGTCCGCGACGGACGGTTCCTTCCGCTACGTGCCGGCGAAGGGCTTCTCCGGCACCGACCAGTTCACCTACACGGCGACCGACGGCGGGGGCCGCACGTCGACGAGCACCGTGACCGTGACCGTCACCCCCACGACGACCGACGACGCCTTCAGCGTGCACGCCGGCCGGACGGCCAAGGCCGGCGCGGCAGACGGCCTGCTCGCGAACGACCGCGGCTCGCAGCTGACGATCACCGGCAACACCGACCCCGCCCACGGGACCGTCACGGTCGCGGCCGACGGCTCGTACGCGTACACGCCGGCGGACGGCTGGTCCGGCAAGGACTCGTTCACCTACACGGCGAAGGACGGCTCCGGCGCGTCGAGCACCGCCACCGTCACCGTCACCGTCCTGCCGACCGCGGGAGCCGACGACGTCACCGCCACCGCCGGTTCGCCGACGAAGGGGGCCGCACCCGGTCTGCTCGGCAACGACCTCGGCACCGGCCTGACCGTGCAGGGCTCCACCCAGCCCGCGCACGGTTCCGTGACCGTCGCGAAGGACGGCTCGTACACCTACGCCCCGGCCGACGGGTACTCCG includes:
- a CDS encoding glycosyltransferase, producing the protein MTDKRAPSVAIIGTRGYPSFYGGFETAVREIAPYLASHGWSVTVYGRPGTTDDRFDADPRVRAIVTRGLQSKSLSTLTYGLTSSLHALWTRPDVALVMNVANGFWLPLLRLRGVRTVVNVDGIEWERAKWGRLARAMFRSGARLTARWADEIIVDAKAIGAHWAEHLGRRGQFIPYGGDPRPTHADIPFESGKYVLVVARFVPENTIAEFFEAAPELARTHDVVIVGSSGFGGELDEQAQVLTERHDRVHWLGHVNDDALLHTLWSEAGAYFHGHSVGGTNPALVQAMALGAPVIARDTVYNREVLGPDAAFTEPHPAAIVAAIRAVLDSDERRHALSDAGRRRAADVYSWDKVCAAYDELLRAQLRRQEHP
- a CDS encoding DUF4012 domain-containing protein — its product is MSDQPELRRAARLPRPRPRTVLWGVLAVVLLVVLAIAWVAVRGALAKQDLEASVRHVDTLRSQLADGDTAAAVRTAAALESSAADARAKTSDPVWAVFEHAPLVGGNLRAVRQVAAIVDDVASDAVRPVAGVLGDVDVDAFKPVDGRIDLAPLVAAEPAVERAATALRTASRAAERIDTGDTVSAVTDAVNQLRASLASVSEQAAVADKVVSLVPPMLGDGGKRQYLVLFQNNAELRAGGGIPGAVALLDVEDGAISLGKQASTADFPEADRPVLPLDTETQGLYGSITGEFIQDVTLTPRFDTSAQLAREMWKRQFGQRVDGVLSIDPVTLGYVLQATGPVRLATGDELSSDNAVQLLLSDAYAKYPDPAVQDAFFASAASAVFTKVSAGGFDPTAFIAALTNGVQEGRVKLWSADRAEQRELAGTTIAGGLPTSDDRAQRFGVYLNDATGAKMDYHLEKTVAVGSRVCRKDGRPTWTVEVTLRNTAPADAATSLPAYVTGAGAFGVAPGAIRTNVIVYAPSSGVYVGATQGGKPGTPQTAVDGEHPVAQFQTLLSPGKSTTIRVQFLGGADHGRTPVDAVSTPGVHQTVTQPLVTTCESPLD
- a CDS encoding sortase, which produces MKKIIAAVVIAAAAFVAVPTAANAAGYVPASNVSVAGTPVAGGTATVGFAAGSFAANETVTVSVTGAGAVTLGALPVTTVTGTYTASSTGAANVKVTLPQGASGTYSLTATGATSGNVGTSALTVVPADGAAAVPAAGAGDGELAFTGSTISMLAIWVAGGAVVLGGGLLLVRTSVRRQRAQA
- a CDS encoding ATP/GTP-binding protein, which encodes MRTQTDPLEQHVAVFGASGSGKTVLLSSFFGGAQEPAFRRTKGYGVRAEDKAQGRKLHRDYLGMRDGATAPTANRFASTEYAFVLEPTAEVSAGSGKARKASTKPPKTLRVVWHDYPGEWFEQDPDSAQEAERRVETFRSLLSADVAILLVDGQRLAEHPGAEERYLKALLTDFRTGLSELRDDVLDRGRRLARFPRIWALGLSKADLLPELDVERFRDLVLGAAGGELAELHAVLRSYVEDPDALDVGEDFLLLSAARFEPGAIDVSVRTGVDLLMPITAMLPFERFARWATNKQRASAVAENLLRFVGPVVGLVSSKRLKLPTPVGALVGFVVGELGTRGVKFLNKFVADKRKESAAEADFLGRLLGHFAEDLDHGVEQGVLRRGEA
- a CDS encoding VanZ family protein — protein: MPLDESRHHHRAGATGTSRRVATWLAVAYGVGVVAVGAWGSPVDAAAGPTLDRLVAAAHRAGVPDRFGYGTIESLANVAFFVPLGLLVVLLAGPRWWWAGAAAGLVVSAGIETTQALFLPERTASLDDVVANGLGALLGAVAGVLALRLTARRRRLRPPVLGDA